TAATAATTTCTAATAATCTCTATTCTTTCAATGAGCTCCTCTTTATGATATTCTGGTCTCGTTACTGCAACAAAGGTACACAGTTTAAGCAGCTCTTCTGCATCTTTCCAAGTAAAAATATGGCTCAGTGCATCTGCTCCGGTAATAAAATAAAGTTCTATAGTCGTTCCATAGATTTTAATGAGATCTTTAATCGTATCGATCGTATAGGTAATGCCTTTACGGTCTATTTCCAGCCTCGAAACGTTAAAATGAGGATTAGTGGCAGTAGCCAGCACACTCATTAAATATCTGTGTTCGCTATGAGATATATTTTCTTCAGATTTGTGAGGTGGATGACCTGTAGGCATAAACAATACCTGATCTATATTGAATTCATATCTTACAGCTTCAGCAGTAACTAAATGTCCATAATGAATCGGATCGAAAGTTCCTCCCATAATTGCTAGAGATTTAGGAACTTGATCAATTACATTCCTCATAATCGTGCTTGTCCTTTCGTAGATTAAATCTTAAGACATTATTTCGGCAATTCAATCGACGGTTTTTCTTTAGACGGTCTATATAAAACAATTTTCTTTCCAATGACCTGAACGGGTTCTGAATGGGTTCTCTCATGAAGTATATCACAAACTTCCCTAGGAGACATCATGCAATTATTTAAAACATTAATTTTTATAAGTTCCCTTTTTTCTAAAGCATCATCAATCGCCTGTGTTAAATCGGGTGTTACGCCCCCTTTTCCAACTTGAAAAATAGGATCTATGCTATTGGCTAAACTTCTAAGATAAGCCCGTTGTTTACTTGTAAGCATACTATTTACCTCCTTCGAAACAATAATGCCGGACATATGTATACGGCTTTATTATATAATATTATTTATAGTATTCAAATTCTAAATCGTATATTTTTACAGTGTCTCCTTCTTGAATGCCTTGTTCTTCTAAGGCATCGATAATGCCATGTTCTCGAAGGTATTTTTGAAAGAAAGCAAAGCCTTTTTCAGACTCTAAATTCGTATATCCGATCATTTTCTCAACACCTACCCCTTGAACAACATAATAGTGTTCTCCGGCTTTTTCTATAGTAAATGGCTCATAATCCTCTTCTTTTTCTTCAAAGAACTCGAAGTCTTCCATGAACTTAGTTGGTGCTGCATCTGCTTCCTCTAACAGTTTATGTATCTCTATAAGCAGTGGCTGTAGTCCTTTTTTTGTCGCAGCAGAAATAGGAATCACTTTTATGCCCTGAGATTCATATTTTTCTTTTAATTTTAATACATTTTCTTCACTCTCAGGAATGTCTGTCTTATTTGCAGCAATAATTTGAGGGCGCTTTGACAGCTCTTCATTATATGCAGACAACTCATAATTAATTTTCTCAATATCTTCTATAGGGTCTCGTCCTTCAAGAGCTGCAGCGTCTACCACATGAACCAGAACCTTAGTTCTTTCAATATGCCTTAAAAAGTCATGCCCTAATCCTATTCCTTCATGGGCTCCTTCAATCAATCCAGGTATATCTGCTATAACAAAATCCCTGCCATATTGATTATGTACAACGCCTAAATTAGGATTGATAGTAGTAAAATGATAATTTGCTATTTTAGGTGAAGCATTGGTTATAACAGATAATAGAGTCGATTTCCCTACGTTAGGAAAACCAATTAATCCTACATCGGCAATCATCTTCAGTTCAAGAATAACCCAATATTCTTTTCCCTCTTGTCCTTTTTCTGCGTATCTGGGAGCCTGTCTGGTTGAGGTCGCAAAATGCTGATTGCCCCTTCCGCCTCGTCCGCCCCGAAGCAATACTTTTCTTTCATTTTCTCCTGTCAAATCAAGCATAATCTTGCCGCTTTCGGCTTCTCTTACAATGGTTCCGGGAGGAACTTTAATCACCAAATCTTCTCCATCTTTCCCATGACGTCTATTTTTTCCGCCATCTTCTCCAGGCTGAGCTTTGAAATGTCTTTTATGACGGAAGTCCATCAAAGTATTCATGCCGGGATCTACTTCAAAAATAATGCTTCCACCTTTTCCTCCATCGCCCCCATCAGGGCCGCCATTAGGTATGTATTTTTCACGACGAAAAGATACCGCACCATTTCCTCCTCGTCCGGATTGAATAAAAATCTTAGCTTGATCTACAAACATTAATCTCACCTTTTCTTATTAAAAATCCTTATTATTATTCGTAATAAAACTACGGATTATAACGATTTTACATTTTTATATTATATGATATTAAAAAAGGTTTCAAATGAATTCATTTGAAACCTTTTAGACTATTATTGTGCTATGTCAACTGGATATACGGAAACTTGTTTTTTGTCTCTGCCTTTTCTTTCAAACTTTACACGTCCGTCAATTAAAGCGAATAAAGTATCGTCTCCGCCTCTTCCAACATTATTACCCGGATGAATTTTTGTTCCTCTTTGTTTATATAAAATATTTCCCGCTTTAACAAATTGTCCATCTGCGCGCTTTGCACCTAGTCTTTTGGATTCAGAATCACGACCGTTCTTAGATGAACCTACTCCTTTTTTATGTGCAAAAAATTGAAGATTCATTTTCAACATGCCTTACACCTCCCTGTACGAAATGTGTATATACTTTTTATAATCTTTTTGAATATTTGTTATTCCCAATTCTAATGCCTGTAATAACAGCAGAGTTTCTTTAGTAACATTCGTTCTGGTAGATTCAGGCAAGATACACTTTAAAAATCCACCTTCATCTTCATATTTAACCTCTATCGTGTCACAGGTTAATTTTTTAATTGAATTGACTGTGTTAATAGCTAAAGCACTAACTCCAGCACATACGATATCCGAACCATATTCCGAATATCCCGAATGACCGCTCATTTGAAACCCGCATAATGTCTTGGAAGAATTATAATAAAATTCAACCTTAATCATAATTAACCATTGATTGCTTCAATTTTTACTTTTGTATATGGTTGTCTATGACCATGTTTCTTGTGGTAACCTTTTTTAGGTTTATATTTATAAACAATGATTTTTTTGCCTTTTCCTTCTTCTACTACAGAAGCAGAAACACTAGCATTGTTTACAAAAGGAGCTCCTACAGAAAGGGAATCTTCTTTAGATACAGCAAGCACTTTATCAAAAGTGATTTTTTCACCTGCTGCAGCACCTAATTTTTCAACGTAGATTACATCGCCTTCTTGAACTCTGTATTGTTTACCACCTGTTTCGATAATTGCGTACATGAGTACACCTCCTTAGACCGATACTCGCCGGATACGGTACTTCTGTGGATGAAGTTTAAACCTCTCCGAGCGGCTACATACTGAATGATGATAACATATGACTTTTTTTTTGTCAAGGTTTAAGAGAAAACTTATTTCTCTTTTATGATCTTATACTCTTCATTCGAAAGAGAATTATTTTCTGTAAAAATGATAGATTTATGGTACTTCTCTTCAAGGGCCTTTTTATAGGATGCTCCCTTAGAATTAAACCACTCAATGATTTCTTTATTGGCTTCGATTATTATTTTAGTATAAATGGTATGGGTAAATATATAGTCAATTTCTTTTTCGATTTTATCTCCAATATATTTGATTGATGGCATTATTCCTCGCCCTTCACAAGCCGGACATCTATTGAATAAGAGCGATGTAAGGGAAGGTCCAGTCTTCTTTCTTGTCATCTCTACTAAACCCAATTTAGTAATTCCTAAAACTGTCGTTTGAACTCGGTCTTTTTTTAATTCTTGAGCAAGGACATTTAAAACCGTATTTCTATCTTCTTCATTCTTCATATCAATAAAATCAATAATGATGATTCCTCCGATATTTCTAATACGAATCTGTCTTGCGATTTCTTCTGCCGCTTCAATATTGGTTTTGAGAATTGTTTTCTCCATATTTTTATTACCCACGAATTTTGCAGTATTGACATCTATAACCGTTAATGCTTCAGTATGGTCAATAATAATCATTCCTCCGCTTTTTAACCAGATATGTCGTTGAAGCGCCTTTTCTATCTGAGATTCTATCAAAAAATGCTGAAATAAATGCTCTTCTTCTAGATATTGTATCTTTTCTGTTAAATGGGGAGATACTGCTTCAATAAAATTTCTGACTTCGTTATATAAATTTTTGTCATTCACAATATAATGTCTTATTTTCGAAGATAATAAATCTCTGGCGATTTTAAGTGCAGTTGAAACCTCTTTATATAACAGCACCGGAGCAGAGATATATTGCTCCTTTTTTTCTATGGATTCCCACATCATTGTTAAAAATTGAATTTCCTTTATGATCTCTTCTTCTTCTTTTCCTCCGCACTCGGTTCGAACAATAATCCCGCAATTCTTAGGTTTGTATTTCTCAAAAATACTTTTTAGCCGGTTTCTTTCTTCTTCATTTTCAATCTTTTTAGAGATTCCGATCGAGTTTTCCCTAGGAATCAGCACAATATACTTTCCTGGAATACTAATATGAGAAGTTAATTTAGGTCCTTTGGTACCTATAGCTTCTTTTTCTATTTGAACGGTAATATGATCTCCTTCTTTTAATTTTTTTATATTCCCGTCATTGGATAGAGTTTCTTCCAATTCCTTAAGATAAATAAATCCATTCTTATTAAGACCTAGATCAACAAAAGCTGCTTGAATTCCTGGAAGTATTTTTTTTACAACTCCTCTATAAATATTGCCGACTGTTTTCTCTTTGTTGTCCATGTCAATATAAAGTTCTACTAATTTTTGATCTTCAATTACCCCTATACGGGTTTGATTAACACCTACATCTACAATAATATCTGTGGGCATACTATTTATTCACTCCATTGATCCAAATCTGACAAAGGTAAAAATTTATTATTTGTTTTTGAAAAAATATCGATTCTATGAATGTGTATCATATAATCTTTATATTCCCAATTATTATTTTTAAAAATCTGTTGGATTACTGTTTCGGGCTTTAGATTAGTCTTGCTTCCTGTAGCTAATAATAGATAAATGTTCCACTGTTCATCATTTTCATCCAGTGAATGTTTATAAATCATTTCCTTAATATCAATTTCCTTTATTCCTTTTTTTCCTTGTTTTTCAGCTAATATTTCATTTTGATTGAAAAAGCTGTTCACTGCATCCATAAAATTGGATGGCACAGTATCTTTGTCAATGGAAATCCTGTACTCTGCAGCATCTACAGCAGCCATACCTACAGGCATATCATTGGGTATAGCATAAACATTTTGAATTGTAATGCCCTCAGGAAGAAAACCATTAAGGCTGTTCTTAATTTCTATTGGATCACCCTCACTGGCTAAAGTCATATCTAAGTATTCTCCTTCACTGGTTGCTCCCAGAGGAAGGGGAAGTGCAAAATATAAATGTTGATGGGGATTAAAGCCCTTTGAATATTCAATCGGCAAATCAGCCCTTCGAATACATCTTTGAAATAATCTTTGTAAATCTAAATGACCGATGAACTTCATATGTCCCAATTTAGTAAATTTAATTCTAGCCTTCATAGCAAATCCCTCCATTAAAACGCTTCGCTCCACAATTCTCACAATGCTGTCTGCAGTTAGGAGTTATTTCTTCTTTCAAAGCTCTTTCATGTTCTTTTTTAAGAAATGCTTTTGTTACGCCAACAGATATATGATCCCATGGAAGAATCTCGTCGTATGCTCTTCTTCTATTGGCATAGAATGCAGGATCAATTCCTGTTTCTTTAAATGCTTGTTCCCATTTGCTAAAATCAAAATGTTCGCTCCAACCGTCAAACTTACATCCCTTTTTCCAGGCGGAGTATAGAATATCCCCAACTCTTCTATCGCCTCTTGCGATCATTCCTTCCAAAGCACTGACGATGGCCTCATGGTAATTGTATTGTATCTGCCTTCTTTTAATTTTTCCCTTCAGAAAATATTGCTTGTCCATAAATTCTTGGTACGTATTCTGAGGTTCCCATTGAAAAGGCGTAAAGGGTTTTGGTACAAAGCAGGATGAACTTACTACAACCTTTACGGTTTTCGCTCTGTTTTCTTTTGGAATCTCATAAAAGGTATCTACAATTTTACTTGCTAAATCGGCTATTCCTTCAATATCCTCTTCTGTTTCAGTGGGAAGACCAATCATAAAATAAAGTTTAACTCGGTCCCATCCCCCTTCAAAAGCTCTTCTTGAGCCGTCAATAATGTCTTCTTCATTGATTCCTTTATTGATTACATTTCTAAGTCTCTGAGTTCCTGCTTCTGGAGCAAAGGTTAAACTGCTTTTTCTAATTTCTTGTACTTTACCCATTAAGTCTAAAGAAAATTCATCTATTCTTAAAGAAGGCAATGAAATATTGATTTTGGACTCTCTGCAAACTTCCAGGAGTTCCTCTGAAAATTTTTCAAGC
The genomic region above belongs to Defluviitalea saccharophila and contains:
- the rplU gene encoding 50S ribosomal protein L21; its protein translation is MYAIIETGGKQYRVQEGDVIYVEKLGAAAGEKITFDKVLAVSKEDSLSVGAPFVNNASVSASVVEEGKGKKIIVYKYKPKKGYHKKHGHRQPYTKVKIEAING
- the nadD gene encoding nicotinate-nucleotide adenylyltransferase; the encoded protein is MRNVIDQVPKSLAIMGGTFDPIHYGHLVTAEAVRYEFNIDQVLFMPTGHPPHKSEENISHSEHRYLMSVLATATNPHFNVSRLEIDRKGITYTIDTIKDLIKIYGTTIELYFITGADALSHIFTWKDAEELLKLCTFVAVTRPEYHKEELIERIEIIRNYYQSKIHFLEVPALSISSTNIRERVKKGMPIKYLLPESVENYIYKFKLYS
- the rpmA gene encoding 50S ribosomal protein L27; its protein translation is MLKMNLQFFAHKKGVGSSKNGRDSESKRLGAKRADGQFVKAGNILYKQRGTKIHPGNNVGRGGDDTLFALIDGRVKFERKGRDKKQVSVYPVDIAQ
- the yhbY gene encoding ribosome assembly RNA-binding protein YhbY translates to MLTSKQRAYLRSLANSIDPIFQVGKGGVTPDLTQAIDDALEKRELIKINVLNNCMMSPREVCDILHERTHSEPVQVIGKKIVLYRPSKEKPSIELPK
- a CDS encoding TIGR03936 family radical SAM-associated protein, encoding MKARIKFTKLGHMKFIGHLDLQRLFQRCIRRADLPIEYSKGFNPHQHLYFALPLPLGATSEGEYLDMTLASEGDPIEIKNSLNGFLPEGITIQNVYAIPNDMPVGMAAVDAAEYRISIDKDTVPSNFMDAVNSFFNQNEILAEKQGKKGIKEIDIKEMIYKHSLDENDEQWNIYLLLATGSKTNLKPETVIQQIFKNNNWEYKDYMIHIHRIDIFSKTNNKFLPLSDLDQWSE
- a CDS encoding Rne/Rng family ribonuclease → MPTDIIVDVGVNQTRIGVIEDQKLVELYIDMDNKEKTVGNIYRGVVKKILPGIQAAFVDLGLNKNGFIYLKELEETLSNDGNIKKLKEGDHITVQIEKEAIGTKGPKLTSHISIPGKYIVLIPRENSIGISKKIENEEERNRLKSIFEKYKPKNCGIIVRTECGGKEEEEIIKEIQFLTMMWESIEKKEQYISAPVLLYKEVSTALKIARDLLSSKIRHYIVNDKNLYNEVRNFIEAVSPHLTEKIQYLEEEHLFQHFLIESQIEKALQRHIWLKSGGMIIIDHTEALTVIDVNTAKFVGNKNMEKTILKTNIEAAEEIARQIRIRNIGGIIIIDFIDMKNEEDRNTVLNVLAQELKKDRVQTTVLGITKLGLVEMTRKKTGPSLTSLLFNRCPACEGRGIMPSIKYIGDKIEKEIDYIFTHTIYTKIIIEANKEIIEWFNSKGASYKKALEEKYHKSIIFTENNSLSNEEYKIIKEK
- a CDS encoding ribosomal-processing cysteine protease Prp, yielding MSGHSGYSEYGSDIVCAGVSALAINTVNSIKKLTCDTIEVKYEDEGGFLKCILPESTRTNVTKETLLLLQALELGITNIQKDYKKYIHISYREV
- the obgE gene encoding GTPase ObgE, translated to MFVDQAKIFIQSGRGGNGAVSFRREKYIPNGGPDGGDGGKGGSIIFEVDPGMNTLMDFRHKRHFKAQPGEDGGKNRRHGKDGEDLVIKVPPGTIVREAESGKIMLDLTGENERKVLLRGGRGGRGNQHFATSTRQAPRYAEKGQEGKEYWVILELKMIADVGLIGFPNVGKSTLLSVITNASPKIANYHFTTINPNLGVVHNQYGRDFVIADIPGLIEGAHEGIGLGHDFLRHIERTKVLVHVVDAAALEGRDPIEDIEKINYELSAYNEELSKRPQIIAANKTDIPESEENVLKLKEKYESQGIKVIPISAATKKGLQPLLIEIHKLLEEADAAPTKFMEDFEFFEEKEEDYEPFTIEKAGEHYYVVQGVGVEKMIGYTNLESEKGFAFFQKYLREHGIIDALEEQGIQEGDTVKIYDLEFEYYK